The DNA segment TTTGCAATTGTGATGAAAAACTATGTTGGGCATCTATATTTTTAACTCttctatgtttattttttgtttctgtttGCAGCTTTGACCGAAGCAATAGACATGTAAGTGCGATTGATCCGGTGTTTACTCGTTGTTTCCCTCATTTGATCTCTCTTGTATGTTTATTCTTTCTTGTGACTTTCCAGATACAGCGAATGGATCGATGAATGTGAACGGGTTAACAACCTTGAAGACGATGATGGAGACCAAGACGAAGGTTTCATGCCTAGAAAACGGGTTTCGACCTGCGATTGGGATTAGCAATTGCCATAACCAGGTATGTTTTAGAACTTACTAAGCCTGTAATTATGTTAGCTCCCATGACCAATCATTCTTATTATGCTGATATGCACATTCAACAGCATCTTACAATGAATAGTCTTAAGTGATTGATTGAATGGTGAAGGAGCCACATGGTTGAAGAGATATTCTAACTATGTTTTCGTTTTGTATGAACTATAATGCATGTTGATGTAATGCAAATATACTATGACCTATTAGGCATGGTATTGGATGAATATTTGCAACTTTTAATTATATTATCTACTAATTATTCGAACTTTGCTACCCAAATCCAATAGATGATAATTTTTGTTAGATATTGGAGTAGTAAAAGTACCACAAATGCCTTTGTGTTAGAAGTCAGATAGCATTTTGcccttttacttaaaaaatggtcaaattagtctctacacattaaattaaaaaacaaattagtTTCTATTAGAAATTTTTAtccatttatattattaaaaactagTATGGCTGGTGGAATAATCAGACAGTGACATATGTCATGCCACGTGTATCCCATGTTGATGTCCAGGGACAAGTTTTTAACGGTagaaatgaatagaatttttaataaaatgaccaGTTTGCTCTATGATGTAATATACAATgattaatttgcttattttttttagtagagggggcaaaatgcagTCCAACTTTTACTACATGGGCCTCCATGGCACTTTTACCGTATTGAAGtcttttaaatatttgaattcttgGTTATTAGTTTAGCATGGCTTGAATCTTATAATAAGTATCTTAGTAGGTAGTATAATAGTTGCCCGAGGAAAAACAGCCATTTTTCTTTGCCTGCCGTAGCTATCTTCCAGTAATTACGGTAGTTACATTGGATTAAAGCGTCGATCATAGTTGTTTTTTATGGTTATTAAAAGTTAAGAGCTTGACTAGGTTTTTTTGatgatgaaaacccgaaaaaaggACTGATGAGCATGCAGAAGCTCCCACTTCTATTAGTTAAAATGCTAGAGCATATATAGAACTAGATGAATAGATTCAGCTACTTTGGATTTTATCCTAATTCCTTCGGTTATGTTAGATGATAACTGCTTACAGTGTTGACTGGATAGTCGTACTGTTTACCAAGCCTGCAATCGAACTTCTCAGTCGGTGGTGCCACCACATTCGGAGTGGAATAAGGATTTCCAAGACCAACCTTCATACTAATCTTGGCCCTTCCTGTGACGCCGCACTAGTTATTGCATGGGAACTCCACCGTGAGTTTTCCCAATTCGCTGGTATCCCCTTTGCGCTTTTCTTACCATCAACAAGCTTCGATTCCAACCTATACAAGGCACAAGCATCACATTTGTTGATTTCATATTCGTAATAGTGCCACTTGAAACGGTTCAGTGTCTGTGGATCCATATAATATGATCTTTTCAGTCCTTCGAGTTCATTCATGACTTGCTTTCTCGACATGCAAACCACGGCCGTTATAATCTGTCAAAGACCTGTTTTCTGTTCCCTCTTTTGAACGAGGTTCATCGAAAAAGAGTCAGGAACTGAAAGATCAAAGAGCCCTGCAGTCATGGAAAGAACACTGTAAATGATAAGGTTGCCACTAGAACCAAGTAAAGCTATATCGAACAAGACATACCAGGAGCATTCCATGGAGACTTTGCAGTTGCAGCTCCCTCACATTCAGGTATACTGGCATCCCGTGTCTTAGCACCTAAAGCAAACCATCCGACCAGGTTGTAGAACATTCCCAAGTTAATCGACACTGCATCGACTTCCGAAGGCAGTGAGTCTTTGCAACTATCGATCATCGGAAAAGCCACACTCGTGTTGCCCCCTATTCACTCCGTAACCCTGTAGAAACATATCGATTATCAAGCTCGCCAATGAATGCCTTTTTTTCCACGTAATTAAGTGAAAAACAGTACCGTACGAATCACTtcagaaaaaaaatgaaacataaatgGTTAAATCAACTATTATTTCTTTTGATTTAATACCGTaaataaggtttaaattatgtcaaattaaaataaaaggattaaattataaatatttttcataaagaagaataaaaataaaattcgacCATTAGAAAAGCAGGGTGACCCCAATGTTTGTCGTAGCCTAAAAACACATTTGggtaaataatttgaataaataatcTTGAGTTATTTAATggattattatttgattcaaaaaaTCGTTATGtgtcttatttatttaatttttatttttaaaatattaattaaggtcatttgacaattttttaagtttatttgtggagttaaaaattttaattgtcaTCGTATCAACTAATTTGACAATATTCGACACATGGTAGTATTTGAACTCTGATTATGGGATTAAAATTTTTCAGTGTTTCAAATATTAACCTGATTTAATAATTCATATtgctttcattttcattttcattttctattttattttatttataattttctaataaaacccaatatataaaatatatagggTTTATATACTATCTAGTACTTGAGtttggttttaatatttaatttagtacttgaagattttttttatgtcaatttagttcttaaatttggattcaatgtttaatttggtacctaTAACAAACACTATCATATGGCCTAATTAATGTTTGACACGTGAACTCCCGTAAGAAAAACATGTATTTAATTGGGATATGAAAAagctcaaatacaaaattaaacattgaagccaaatTTGGGTACGTAATTGGGACAAAAGAAACTCAAGTCTCAAATTGaaaaaactcaaataccaaattgaaatataaaaaacCCCTCAAATATCGAATTAAACATTCAAACCAAATTCGggtaaacaataataataacaataaatcaatggccaaaaaaggaaaaagacaaaGATAGAACCCTTTTCCCAAAACTTCACTTAAATTCACATGTTTCGAATATTattatcataaatataataaaaataagagaagATGAGGCTGACCCAATAATTTTAAGGCCTAAATTGAATgcaataatcaaattaaatttgtaGATTAGATACCATTTTAAGCAACCTTTAACTTCTACTCATAAAATTGTCCTAATTTCCAACATGTAGAGTCAGATcttgtataaaataattttttttttaaaaaaaattgagtttgcgtttttaattataaatatttgcataaaaaaatagagattttttatttcactcaatTAATGATTAGGTCAAGTAATTAATAGTTGAAccgaaaattaataatttattcggTTCATTATTTAAGAAGTGAGAGCGACTTTAACCTATAAAAAGCATTTCAATCTCGAAagaatttgttatatatatttttaaaaaattaaccttttaatcttttaatttcttattaaAATTCATATCATTTCAATCTCCAAAGAATTTGTTATATGTTTGTTATATATTTGGTTGTAATTGCAAAGTTGAAATAGTGAAAAGTTGAATGTTTTATCTTCAAATCTCAGGGTTTTTTTTTATGTGTACgtatttttcttgatttatcaaaatataaaaaaaatataaatatcctcaaaataatatttgttaccTTGTAAAAGAAgtaattttttgataatttcctAACGAAACCAAGATTCGATCATTGTTAGCACCAATTCAGTCAGTGCCTTAATATAGTAAAGATAGatagatatttttttaattataaattaaagtaacattttaatatacaaaaagaaaaaaacccatTTAACCGAAATTAAaggtataatatatatataaacatatgggataaatctcaaaactatatatgaactttgatctTGTacgattttatacatgaaattatggtttgattcaattttcacaaatcactaatATTATCAAATTAGTACCATTTGACGTTAATATATTGCAtatacaaacaattatattaatttaatatgaaaataaatgtatgtattcattttcttaaatgtgtacaattaagtcaaaatcaaagttttatagACATATGAATCACAATTCAAGTTTTATGTACATAAAATGCACAAAATCGAATCACAATTCAAGTTTTATGtacataaaatacacaaaatcaaaattcatgtatcaaattgtacattaaaccaaaattcatgtataaatttgatatttgtcCCTAAACAATAATACAAGTTGGCAGAATAGTTAGGAAAGAAAGTTGGCAAGTTACAAGGCATTGATTGTGAATATGTCCCTTCTACAACAAGTTACAATCCAAAAATTCCCAAGTTATAACAATCCATCAATTCCTACATATAATCATTTCAATCATTTTTGAAAACTGAATTCAACCCAAAATtgtaatagaaaaataaaccCAAATGTCTTTCAAAAAGGAGAATCTTGATTTGATTTTAGTCCCTGCTGGTTTGCTCATCATGTTTGCTTACCATCTATTCCTTTTATATAGATACATACATCGTCCTCACACAACGGTGATCGGTTTTGAAAACACCGATAAAGAAGCTTGGGTCGAACGAGTATTGCAGGTAATGATTACCCCTTTTTTGAACTCGATCAACCCATCTTTTATTTTAGTTAGTTTACGTTTTGATCATtctactttaaaaaattacaaaatggttactaaagtattcaaaagtttttatttaagtcattagattGTTAAATTTGGTTTTAGAAAAAGTCTGGCTAGCAAAGCTCCGAATGAGGATTCGACAATTGATACGGTAGTTCAATACCTATAGACGAATAAAATAACATATCTTAGATTCAAGTTAAACTAATGTTCAGTGTCAAAGAttgaaaaataaaactatttgaaTTTTCATTCGCAAATTCGTGACTAttaaagttgttttatgaaaaaaattaaactgcaaaatagaaaaaaaaaatgaaagcttTCGATTGGTGTAGATGCTACAAATAAAAAAAGCCATGCAACAGCGATACTAACattccaatgacttaaataaaaatttttaaataatttaataatcaaaacgtaaacttattaaaaatttaatgaccaaaaaataaatttatctttttctttttttgttgttcACCATGTGTTTGATTATTGCCTTCTTCATTTTTGTAGGCTGATAAAGAAGCTATTAGCAATGCTCTAACAGTCATTGCGTCGAACACCTCAGCTGCAACTTTTTTATGCTCAGTTTGTTTAACACTAAGCTCTCTAATCGGTGCTTGGCTTgggaattcatcaaataatttctTCGTAAGCAATTTAATCTATGGAGATACAAGGCAATCCACGATGTCAATCAAATATATTTGCATTTTAACTTGTTTTTTCATTGCATTTTGTTGCTTTGTTCAATCGGCAAGGAACTTTGTTCATGCAAATTATTTGATAACTACACCCAATTGTGAAGTACCGATGGAAACTGTGAAATTAACTGTTCTTCGAGGTGGCGAGTTTTGGTCACTTGGGCTTCGATCACTTTATTTTGCTCTTGATTTGATTCTTTGGTTTTTTGGACCAATCCCAATGTTTGTTTCTTCAGTAATCATGGTGTTTATCCTTTATTATCTTGATACAAACACTAAACCATTGCATTACCATCAAAATCTATACACCCATAAAGCTTCTTCAACAAGTAATTGTTCGGTTGCCaagtattgatttttttttaaatcgggtCCATGTCAGTTTTATGGTTCATTTTCAGGTTCGAGGTTATCATTCTCAACAGTCATGGTGTTTATCGTTTATTATCTTGATACAAACTAAACCATTGCATCCTCATCAAAATCTAAACACCCATAAAGCTTCTTCAATAAGTAATTGTTTAGTTGCCTAGTATTGATTCTTTTTACATCAAGTCTATGTTCGTTTTATAGTTCATGTTCAGGGTTTAGAGTTATCCTTTTCAACAATCATGGCATTTATCCTTTATTATCTTGATACAAACACTAAACCACCCATAAAAACTTCTTCAACAAGCAATCATCCATATCTATTTTACAGTTCATGTTCAGGGTTCGGGACTATTCCTTGCAACGATATTGCAATGTTCAGGGTTTGGGATAGTTCATATTTGTGTTTAAAGTgatgtatatttgtataaattttgatatatttgtatattcgATTGCGTTGTGTTGATATAAAACAAAAGTTGATTTTGAGtttgatttatatgaattgaatcaATTCGAGTTTAAAAACTTCACAAGTAAGGTTAAATACACGACATATACCTTTCAaggtttaataaaaaatataaaattaagattttttttataaaagacaTGCGATAGTATTTGAATCCTGcttgtgaaattaattttttttcactagTAACGTATCAAATATTAactctatttaataatttatgttatatttatgggtaaactacaaaaatagtcatctaactattatttttttcgatttagttctaaaatattttatttcaaaaagttaagtaattaaatcgaaaaaattaatagttaaatgatcaaaataaaactaaaagcaTAGTTGGACGACTATTTTTATACTTTATCCTATATTTATTTTCAAGTTCATTGTTCTTTTCAAAACTctgatatataaaataataaatcaatggCTAAAAAGATTTCAAAGAATTTTCAAGTTCAaatttgtttcaaagtgttttacagttcaaaatattaataaaaaatttaaaaatattttttattaataaaatttaattatttaaattaatagtaaattaaattattattgttattctcaAATATAAATgtagtaaaataagaaaagatgacGCTTCATTCAAtttttaagggctaaattgaatataataaCCAAAACTAAATTatagattatatatttttaggCAACCTTCAACTTCTACTGATAAAATTGTCGTAATTCTCAACTTGTAGAGCCAAATCTtgtataaaatatttgttttaaattgattttgttttttcttacatcaatgataataaaaataaataaattcgaattaaatttagtccttaatatttatatttttttgttaatttggccattatttatttttgaactaaatttgaccatcaacctttaaaaaaaagtcaaattgcatttttttaacgaaaaatattgattaaaatgttaaagtttGACGTCACCTCATAATATCTCTAGCCATATATGATAAAATCAATCACCTAGCTAGTATGTCCAGCCGTATATGCTTTTCCAAAATCTTCAACTGAGACGAATGTGGTTGATGAAGCTTAGTCTTCTTTGATTAAATTATTGATTCTCTATCTTTTTCTTGGCCGCTCATCATCCACATTTCCATACTTATTTCGAATCGcacataaaaaatattcaatcTACAAGATTAAAAACAAtatagatataatatatataagttaaatatttgagtatcataatcaaaattaaaacttgatTCAATGATCTATTTACAAGTTTTATTACTCTAAAATTGtggcttttaattaattttaattaaatttcacaATATTTGTTGAAAATTTATACTAATATAAATGTGGATGATGAGCGGTCAAGAAAAAGGTCGAGAAACAGTGATTCAATTGAAGAAGAATAAGCTTTATTAACCTCATTCGTCTGAGTTGAAGATTTTGGAAAAGCATATACGGTTGGAGATACTAACGAAGCGATTGATTTTACCACTATTAATCAAGACCCCTTTCCAATTGTATATATGATTGGCTGATGTAAAACTTTAacgttttaatcaatatttttcattaaaaaaaagtaattagacttttttcaaaaagttgatgattgaatttatttcaaaaatgaaTAATGACCAAATTAATAAAAGGTATAAATGTTGAGGACTAAATTTCACATTATGccaataagaaaaataattttgtattaggaGGTGAAGatctataattaaataaaacactaaaaaggaaaaaaaaagattatgATTGAGTTTTAACCTCATTttcgaaattattatttttttattattggtgTGTGAAATATAAActcaatttaaaacaaatattttatacaAGATTTGGCTCTACAAGTTGGGAATTACGACAATTTTATGAGTAGAGGTTAAAGGTTGCCTAAAAAATATCTAATCTACAATTTAGTTTTGATTattgtattcaatttagtccttaaaaattGGGTCAAActtcatcttttcttattttactacatttatattttagaataataataatttaatttattattttgggtggccagaattaaatttaagtaataaaatataattttaaatttaattataagaatatataaatattaatataaaaaatatatttttaaaattttattagtattttgaaTAAAGAAACAATTTTTTGTGTTGGATCGAGCCGGCTT comes from the Gossypium hirsutum isolate 1008001.06 chromosome A06, Gossypium_hirsutum_v2.1, whole genome shotgun sequence genome and includes:
- the LOC107943300 gene encoding transcription elongation factor 1 homolog isoform X4, with the protein product MPPGRRQRVQAVTLAPKNDMKNLIGEASCRICQESFSTVVTALTEAIDIYSEWIDECERVNNLEDDDGDQDEGFMPRKRVSTCDWD
- the LOC107943297 gene encoding uncharacterized protein; this translates as MSFKKENLDLILVPAGLLIMFAYHLFLLYRYIHRPHTTVIGFENTDKEAWVERVLQADKEAISNALTVIASNTSAATFLCSVCLTLSSLIGAWLGNSSNNFFVSNLIYGDTRQSTMSIKYICILTCFFIAFCCFVQSARNFVHANYLITTPNCEVPMETVKLTVLRGGEFWSLGLRSLYFALDLILWFFGPIPMFVSSVIMVFILYYLDTNTKPLHYHQNLYTHKASSTSNCSVAKY